A window of Hevea brasiliensis isolate MT/VB/25A 57/8 chromosome 14, ASM3005281v1, whole genome shotgun sequence contains these coding sequences:
- the LOC110636086 gene encoding BON1-associated protein 2-like: MHLHHLFNFGTKTAPSDAVTILEINLISAQDLDCSRKSSSKIQTYVVAYIDPDKKLKSRVDRFGHTNPTWNDKVVFAIDSELQLRRPNACLVFEIYKVRRLKKDEKIGVAHVLVENLISEDHGDAKCMAFHIRSESDDVPGPILNIGVVRLHGVFDQSPSFLDSPTDYTKLLGNF; this comes from the coding sequence ATGCACCTCCACCACCTTTTCAACTTTGGCACCAAAACCGCTCCAAGCGATGCTGTAACCATTCTTGAGATCAATCTCATCTCCGCCCAAGACCTTGACTGTTCACGCAAATCCTCATCCAAGATTCAAACCTACGTCGTTGCTTATATTGATCCTGACAAGAAGCTTAAATCGAGGGTAGACAGATTTGGCCACACCAACCCAACATGGAATGACAAAGTTGTATTCGCCATTGATAGTGAATTGCAGCTCAGGAGGCCGAATGCTTGCTTGGTGTTCGAAATTTACAAGGTTAGGCGACTCAAGAAGGATGAGAAGATTGGTGTGGCTCATGTTCTGGTGGAAAATCTGATATCTGAAGATCATGGAGATGCCAAGTGCATGGCTTTTCATATACGTTCAGAATCTGATGATGTGCCTGGGCCTATACTCAATATTGGAGTGGTCAGGCTACATGGTGTCTTTGATCAATCTCCAAGCTTTCTTGATTCGCCCACTGATTACACGAAGTTGTTGGGAAATTTTTAG
- the LOC110636082 gene encoding LOW QUALITY PROTEIN: ADP-ribosylation factor GTPase-activating protein AGD7 (The sequence of the model RefSeq protein was modified relative to this genomic sequence to represent the inferred CDS: inserted 3 bases in 2 codons; substituted 1 base at 1 genomic stop codon), with product MAASRRLRDLQSQPGNKICVDCPQKNPQWVSXSYGVFMFPECSGKHXCLGVHISFVRSVTRDSXSEIQIKKMEAGGNERLNAFLVQYGIPKEMDIVAKYNTKEASVYRDRIQALTEGRPWRDPPVVEETIVAGKSHRPLAQSAGNGDNNYSSL from the exons ATGGCGGCATCGCGGCGGCTCCGTGATCTCCAATCACAACCGGGGAACAAGATCTGCGTCGATTGTCCCCAGAAGAATCCGCAATGGGTGTC TTCCTACGGCGTCTTCATGTTCCCAGAGTGCTCTGGCAAGC GTTGTCTCGGGGTTCACATATCCTTTGTCCGATCCGTTACCAGGGACTCATGATCTGAGATCCAGATCAAGAAAATGGAAGCTGGAGGCAACGAAAGGCTCAACGCTTTTTTAGTACAGTATGGAATCCCTAAAGAGATGGACATCGTCGCTAAATATAATACTAAAGAAGCTAGCGTTTACCGGGATCGAATCCAGGCCCTCACCGAGGGTCGACCTTGGCGGGATCCACCGGTCGTTGAGGAAACCATCGTGGCAGGAAAAAGCCACCGACCGCTGGCTCAATCTGCTGGTAACGGAGATAATAATTATTCtagtttataa
- the LOC110636069 gene encoding protein PELPK1-like codes for MASFNCLILAFFVALSFSSMDAGLAARHLLQLPTLPSVPNLPKPALPPMPAIPTLPQPTLPTLPTATLPPIPSLPTVPTVPMVTLPPLPSIPSIPTIPTIPSIPFLSPPPGN; via the coding sequence ATGGCCTCCTTCAATTGCTTAATTTTGGCCTTCTTTGTTGCCTTATCATTTTCAAGCATGGATGCTGGCTTAGCAGCTCGTCATCTCTTGCAATTGCCCACGTTGCCTTCTGTGCCAAACTTGCCAAAGCCTGCACTGCCACCAATGCCAGCCATTCCAACTCTTCCACAGCCTACATTGCCAACCTTGCCAACTGCCACTCTGCCTCCTATTCCTAGCTTACCCACTGTCCCTACTGTCCCAATGGTCACTTTGCCTCCTTTGCCAAGCATTCCTTCAATTCCCACTATCCCAACAATTCCCTCCATCCCCTTCCTTTCTCCACCACCTGGAAACTAG
- the LOC131172804 gene encoding uncharacterized mitochondrial protein AtMg00820-like has translation MLHAKNVPGSFWAEAMRTAAFVINRLPQQRLCFLSPFEKLWNMKPTLSSDEIKDSNDDNDVEQGMTQNSWQTSVYQQLSEEGETDKAEVPTEQSQPRRLTRIRKPNLKYANATIIEEEVAKEPETFEEASQNFMWIEAMEAEITALERNQTWELVPKLRDVKPISCKWIYKIKQCTNGSIERFKARLVARGFSQQYGLDYDEKFSPVAKLTTVRILLAFAANKD, from the exons ATGCTCCATGCAAAGAATGTACCAGGAAGTTTTTGGGCAGAAGCAATGAGGACTGCAGCCTTTGTGATCAATAGACTTCCTCAACAAAGGTTATGCTTTCTTTCACCTTTTGAGAAATTATGGAACATGAAACCTACA TTGAGTTCAGATGAAATTAAAGATTCAAATGATGACAATGATGTTGAACAAGGTATGACTCAAAATTCATGGCAAACTAGTGTGTATCAACAACTAAGTGAAGAAGGAGAGACTGATAAAGCAGAAGTACCAACTGAACAATCACAACCCAGAAGGTTAACAAGAATCCGAAAGCCAAATCTCAAATATGCTAATGCTACCATAATAGAAGAAGAAGTTGCAAAAGAACCTGAGACGTTTGAGGAAGCATCTCAGAATTTTATGTGGATTGAAGCTATGGAAGCAGAAATCACTGCATTAGAACGAAATCAGACTTGGGAGCTTGTGCCAAAGCTAAGAGATGTGAAACCTATTtcttgcaaatggatttacaaaataaAGCAATGCACAAATGGATCAATTGAAAGGTTTAAAGCTCGTCTGGTGGCTCGAGGGTTTAGTCAACAATATGGACTAGACTATGATGAAAAGTTTAGTCCAGTTGCAAAGCTTACAACTGTGCGAATCTTACTTGCATTTGCAGCTAACAAAGACTAG